The nucleotide window ACGCGATCGACAGACCGATCGACGCGAGACCGGCCGTGTAGAGCATCGACGAGCTGATACCGGCCTTCCGCATAATCTTGATCATGACATCCCCCCTGAGCTGCCTGTTTGCTTGTCGTCTTGCCTACCCCGATCGCGAGAGGCCACCCTGACGAGGAGCTTCCCCGCTGCGGTGGCCGGCCCGCGAGGGTCCGCCCATGGCGCCGGCGCACCGTCGGAGCGCGGACACGATCCGCCCGGCGCCGACGAGAAGGCCGCCGCCGACCGCCCGGCTTTCCGGGCGGTTCAACTCTCCGGCCCGTACGAGCCCGGTGACGTGCTCATGGATCCGTGCGCATCGCGGACGGGCTGTGCGAGAGCGTTCTGGCGCCGCGTCAGTGCGTCGAGTCGTTCGCCTGACATGTTCAGGGCCTGGAGTACGGCTCCCAGGAGCTCGTGTTCCTGGTCGCTGAGCACCTCACCACTCGCCCGTAGGGCGGTGACCAGCCTGTCAACGGCCTGCTCCCACCGTCCGGCCGCCGCGGCGGCGTTGACCTGCTCTCGAACCTGCGCCGAGACCCGGCCGGCAAAGCGGCCGGGCAGCCGGCGCATCGCCTCGGCCAGCTCCCGTTGCTCTGTACGTGTCCCCGGCATGGCCAGCTCATAGGGATCATGCGTGTTCGACCTCGCGGACAGACCGAGGAACTCCAACGCCTCATCCAGCACACTCATCCATCCCCCTAGACGGTGTCCCCAGGCCGGACCGGCCGGTCATCCCCTTCGCCGCGCTACATCCGCACGGATCGCGGCCGGCTCGGCACGATCTTCCGGCATCCGTGAGGAATCCCCTTGCGGAGCGGTCGACAAACGCCGGGTGCGGGCGGGGCCCCCGGCGATCCCACCCGCGCGGATACGCGGCGCGCACCGTGCCCCGGCCGCGACAGGACGGTGCCGCGCGATCCAGACCGGCCGCTGGCCCCGGCTCGATCTCACCGGGCCCCGGCCGGCCGCCTGACCGCGCGGCACGACGCTGAGACGCTTACGGCAGCCAACGCCTCCACCAGCCACGCCGCGAACGGCGCACCGGCTCAGCCGGGTCGGCGGGTACGTCTTCGAGCGCGTTGCTGAGGTACACCAGGCGGAACTTGCCGATCTGGACCTCATCGCCGTTGGACAGTACTGCCTCGTCGATCCGCTGACGGTTGACGTAGGTGCCGTTGAGGCTGCCGGCGTCGCGTACCGAGAAGTGCGCGCCGTGCCGGTAGAACTCGCCATGGCTGCGGGACACGGTCACGTCGTCAAGGAAGATGTCGCTTTCCGGATGGCGGCCCGCGGTCGTGGTCCTACGGTCCAGGAGAAACCTGCTTCCGGCGTTCGGTCCTCGTCTGACGAGGAGGAGGGCGGTGTTCGCGGGGAGTGACTCGACTCCGAGCTGTTCGGCCGCCGGCTCCTCGGCCTGCTCGGCTTCGACGGCCGCTTCGATCGCGCTCAGCGACATCGTCGACGTCGAATCGCCGGACTCGCCCATCACCGGCGGAACGCCCCGGGTGAGCGGAGTGCCGCAATTCGAGCAAAAGTGGGCACCCTCTGCATTGGCGTGACCGCACTGCGTGCAATAGACGCTCGGCATATTCGGCTCGGCCTCCTTTCTTTGGCCTCAGGGGGCTCGTGGCACCGTACGGCACGGACGACGAACACTCACCACCGGATCGTCCGCCCCCTCCACGGCACACTCCCGAAGCCTCTCGCGTACGCGGCGACTCAGCGTCACACCTATGGTTGATCTTTCCCGAAGTTCGGTGCCGTCGAATGTGGAAGGAGCACGTGTGAGGATCCCGAGGCGTCTCAACGCCGCGCTGGACGGGGCCGCCCGAAATGCCCGAGTCATCCTGGTCGTCCTGCCTCTGGTGGTCGCCGCGGTCGTCGTGCTGTGGATGCCCGCACTGGCAGCGTTCGCGGTTGGCGTCGGTGTCGGCGGTGTGGTGGTCCACGTCCGGATGAGTGCGAGGGTGGCCCGGCTGCGGGCCGAAGCCGACGACCTGCTGCGGGAGAACGGTGCGCTGCGACACGAGAAGACCGTGATCGCCAAGGCGACCGTCACGTCCGGGAGCGTGCTCACGCAGAAGTTGCCGAGCATCCCCGAAGAGGACGGATAGCGGCGGCCGCCTCCCGGCCGTGGTGCGCGTTCCTCAGGGAAGCCGTGATCGGCCGGTGAGGACGGCCTGACCGAGCGGCGTGAGCGTATGCCGCACGGCGCCGCCGTCCCGGCGGGTACTGATCAGGCCCGCTTCACGCAGGACCGTCGCGTGCTGGCTGGCGGATGCCACCGAGGTGTCGGTTCTGCGGCTGATGTCCGTGGTGGTGCCGCCGCTCTCCACGGCGCGGAGAACGGCGGCGCGTGTACGGCCCAGCAGCTTGACCAGGGACCGGTCGTCCGCGTGCGCGGGCGCTTCGGAGGCGAGGCGGGCCTCGGTCGCGATCGGGTACACCAGTACGGGCGGCAGCTCCGGGTCGACCAGCGTGACGGGAGTGCGCCAGCAGAAGTACCCCGGCACCAGGAGCAATCCGCGGCCGTCGAGGACGAGGTCCTGCCGGACCGGGTAGTCGGCCTCCAGGACGGGCGGGTTCCATCGCATCAGCGGCTGGAAGCTGTTGAGCAGGCTTTCGCAACCGCCCACCGCGAGGGAGCGTACGCGCCGCTCCCGGTCCGCCTCGACGGACGCCTGGACCAACGCCCAGTCGGGAGCGATGACGGATCCGTGGTACGCGCGGAACGCGCTGTCGAGAACGTCGACGGTCTCGATGTCGCCGGCCGCCAGCCGGCCGGTCCAGCTCGGCAGCCGGCGGAGAGAGGCGAGGATCCCGAGGTCCTCCCGCAGCCGGGTACGGGGGGTGGAAAGGACCTTGTCCAGGCCGTGCTCCAGGCTCGGGCTGCCCTCGGGCGGGGTCAGGAAGTCCGGGAAGTACGCCGCGTGCGGCGCGAGAGTGATCAGCGGGCGGACCCATCGGCCGAGCCGGCCGCGGACCTGGCGTCGCCAGCGGTCGAAGACGACCGCGCCTTCGCGGTTCTGCAGGAGTTGCAGGCTGGAGACGATCTCCCACATGACGTCCGCACCACGCATGATGCGCGTCCGTGCCAGGTCATCGGCCGTGAAATGGATCCGCAGCATACGCCCTCCGGCGATCCACCGTCGCCAGCGGTGAGACCACTGTCGCCGAACCCACTTTCACGGACCGTTCGCGCCGCCGCCATCGGGGAAAACACTGACATTGCCAACGAACCGGCGGCGACGCCGTTCAGGCGGTGACCACTGACGTCCCGCCGTGACCACGCGACGGCCGGTCGCGTGATCACGGCGGGACGAGATCGTCAGCGGGGGGCGACGGGCAGATGAAGGACGTTGCCTCCGGGCCGTAGCGTGACCTTCGTACCGGCCGGGTAGCGCAGCGTGTAGTCGTAGTCCGTGGAGATCACGACCACGCCCAGCCGGTGACCGGCCTTGAAGACGTAGTCGTTCGGCTGGAAGTCCCAGCGGAAGTCGTACGCCTTCCCCGCCTTGAGCGGCTCGGTGCGTGAGGGGTCGTGCCGGTTGCGCGCGTCCAGCCAGCCACGGGTCACGATCTTGAACGGCTGGGTCTCGGTCACGTGCGCCGTGCGGGTCGTGCAGCCCGAGTCGCCGGGAACGCTCTCGCCGTAACAGACCTGCTCCCCCGTGCTCGCCACGGCACCCGTCGGCCGGGTGTCGGTGCCGTAGTCGACGAGCAGCGCGGTCAGGTACGGCGAGCGGCCGTCCAGAGAGGCGCGCAGCGAGATCGTCGGCGTGCCGCCCACGCGCATGGGCTTCGTGAGCGCGGGCGTGAGGTAGACCAGCCGGTTCGGATCCGGCTGCGTCCAGTTGTCCGCGAGCTGCTCGGCGGTGCGGGTACGGCCCTCGTCGATGAGCGACTGCGGCGCGCCGTACCGCGCCTTCGTGCTCAGCTCACCCGAGGGGTTCAGATGCAGGTCGAGCGTGCGGGTCCCCGGCTCCGGCCAGTCCGAGTGCTGCTCCCACTGACCGGGAGCCCGCTCGATGTCGACGCGCGGCTCCTTCATGATTCCGTTCTGGATGCCGTACAGCCAGTAGTCGAACCAGTGGTGCGTCTGCCGCAGCCATTCCTCGACCCGCCAGCGGAACGGCGTGTTGTGGTTCGCCTGGTGCAGCCAGAGCTTGCGGGGCACGTTGTTGCGGGCAAGGGCGTTCCACCACTGCACCGACTGCTTGGTCTTGACGTTCCAGTCGTTCAGCCCGTGCACCACGAACACGGCCGCGCGGACCTTGGCTGCGTCCTGGACGTAGTTCCGCTCGTTCCAGAACCGGCTGTAGTCGCCGGTGTCGCGGTCCTGTCTCGCCTCGATGTCGTCGATGACCTTCTTGCAGATCTCGCGGTCGGCACGCGTGTAGACGTACTTCGCCAGGACGTCGAGGTCCTCGCCCTGGAATCCGCCGGGTGCGAGCACGCCGCCGTTCGCACGGTAGTAGTCGTACCAGGAGGAGATCCCCGCGATCGGCACGATCGCCTTGAGGCCCTTCACCCCGGTCGCCGCCGCCATGTTCGGCAGCGTCCCGTCATAGGACTGGCCGATCATGCCGACGTTCCCCGTGGACCAGGTCGCGGTGACCGGCGTGCCGTCCGGCGCCCAGCCGCGCGCCCGGCCGTTCAGCCAGTCGACGACGGCCTTGGCACCGGCCTGCTCGTTGCGGGCTCCGGAGGTCGGGCAGCCGGTGGAGCCGCCGGTGCCGAGGCTGTCGACGTCGGCGACGGCGTAGCCGCGCGGCAGGAAGTAGTTGTCGTAGTAGCCCGGGAAGGTGGCGGCCAGGGCGTCGTCCGGGCGGTTCTGGCGGGCGTTCCGTGCGCCCAGGGTGCTCACGTCGTCGATGTCGACGTCGTGGTTGGTGATGTCGTTGCCACCGGCCCAGTACGGGCTGGGCTCGACGATGGTGGGCACCCGGAGTCCCTGGTCGGTCTCCTTCGGGCGCATGATCCGCAGCTGCACCCGGTCCCGCGTTCCGTCCGAGTCGCTGTCGACGGGGACCTCGATGTTGACGGTCTGGGTGACCGCGTCGGCGCGGGAGAAGATCGGCTGCGTCTCGCCGCCGGTGACCTTGATCGCGGGTTTGTGATCGGCGTGGGCCGGTACGGCCGACCCGGTCACGATCGCGCCCGTGAGGGCGATCGCGCCGAGCATACGTCGTCGCATGGGGGGCTCCGTTGACGGGGGATTACGGCATGTGACATTTCATGCAAAAAGGTTAGAAGTCGCAATAGCTAGCGAGCAGGCGACCGATTCCGGTCGGGCCGTCGGGTGCACCGCGGAATGCCGTACGGCAGGGCACGCATGCGCCGGCACGACCGGCCCCCGAGACCGGCGATGGTCGCGGCCGCAGGCCGCAACGACGGCGAGCGCGGCGGGGATCCGACGGGGGCCCCGACCCCGAGAGCCCGCTTCGGACCCACCTCCCCACCGCGCGTCCGTTCTGGCGCCTATCTGCGGTGAATGCCACCTAAAGCGGCTTGAAGAGGATGCCGATTAAGAATTTTGACATGGCTGGAAAACGGGGATCGTCAACGGCGAGCCCGTGTTCTCTCGTGGCGTGACAAAGCCGCACCTGGGCCGATCCCGCTTTGTCCGGCCCTCACCGTGGGAGCGACCGAGCCGGATGGGGAGACGACCTGACCTTCTGGAGGAGAACACAGAAGGAGCGCCGGCCGCCTGGTCGCCATCAACGACCGCTTCGCGGATCCGCCCGGTCCGGCCGGGCGGAACCGCGTGGGGCAGTGCGCTCCGGCCTGTGAACTCGGTGACCGCCTTCGCAGGCCGGAGCGTCCGCCCTGGCCTGGAGTGAGATCCCGACCGTCCCGGCGATCAGGGAATGATGACCTCGGTCGAGGAGACGACGCGCACCGACGTGACGGGGATCCCCTCACGCTTACAGCGGTCCAGGACGTAGGCCCGTAGCGACGGGCTCAGGTCCTCCAGGTGGTTGCGGCTCTCGATGGGGCCGTTCTTAGACGTACGCGGTCTCTGAGAAGTCAACTCGATGATCGCCTCAATGGCAGAAGGGGTTGTCCGAACGCTGTCACGAATAGTATCCGTGTATGGTCAGCGGTCCCGTCGAGCCGGTACGGCGGGCGGGTCGTCCCAGTCGAAGGGGACGCCGAAGGTCGCGTGCAGGCCGGTACGGCCCGCCTCGGTGAGCTGGACGACGCGCCGGGCCCGACCCCGGCGCAGCCATTCCAGCGCGAACAGCCGGGCCGCCATGGCCGCGCCGAGCGCACCGGCGAGGTGGTGGCGATTCTCGCCCCAGTCGACGCAGTACCGGATCGCCGGCCGCCGCCGGGAGAACTCCTCGACGTCGATCCCGAACTCCCCCAGCCTGCCGAGGCCGTCCGGGGTGATCCGGTAGCTGCCGGCCGTACTGGCGAGAACACCGCCGTCCACCAGCGCGGCGAGCAGTGCGACCCCGAGCCGTCCGGCGAGGTGGTCGTAGCACAGCCGGGCACGCAACAGCGCCTCTGCGCGCAGGCCGTCACGCAGCGATCGGACCGGCAGTGGCCGCGCGATCCTGGCCAGCTCCTCCAGTGCCCGTGCCACATCCGTACCGGCCAGGCGGTAGTAACGGTGCCTGCCGTCGTGCTCGACGGTGAGCAGCTTCGCCTCGCGTAGCCGGGTCAGGTGGCCGCTCATCGTGGACACGCTCACACCGGCCTCGGCCGCCAGTGCGCTGGCCGGGAGCACTCCGCCGTCGGCGAGCGCGCGCAGCACCTTGGTCCGTGACGGATCGCCGATGGCCGCCGCGACCTCGGCGATGTCGGTCTCCGTTGCCGCGTTCCACATGACACCAGTGTAGGACGGCGACATTTCGGCGATCACCGTAGTGATCCGGCCGGAGACTGGCGGCATGACGGTCACCATGCGGGAACGGAATGCGTCCCCCACCAAGACCGGCCGGCTGCCACTGGCCGCGGTCTGCCTGGGATATTTCCTCGTCATCTTGGACGTCACCGTGGTCACGGTCGCGATCTCGGCGATCGGCACCGACCTGCGCGCGGGGCTGACCGCGTTGCAGTGGGTCGTCGACGGCTACACGCTGGCGTTCGCCGGACTGCTGCTGTTCTGCGGCGGGCTGGGCGACCGGCTCGGCGGGAAGCCGGTGTTCCTGGCCGGGCTGGTGGTGTTCACCGCCGCCTCGGCCGGCTGCGGGCTGGCGCCGTCCGCCGGTGTGCTGATCGGTGCCCGGCTGGTG belongs to Actinoallomurus bryophytorum and includes:
- a CDS encoding ArsR/SmtB family transcription factor, producing the protein MWNAATETDIAEVAAAIGDPSRTKVLRALADGGVLPASALAAEAGVSVSTMSGHLTRLREAKLLTVEHDGRHRYYRLAGTDVARALEELARIARPLPVRSLRDGLRAEALLRARLCYDHLAGRLGVALLAALVDGGVLASTAGSYRITPDGLGRLGEFGIDVEEFSRRRPAIRYCVDWGENRHHLAGALGAAMAARLFALEWLRRGRARRVVQLTEAGRTGLHATFGVPFDWDDPPAVPARRDR
- a CDS encoding FHA domain-containing protein, which codes for MPSVYCTQCGHANAEGAHFCSNCGTPLTRGVPPVMGESGDSTSTMSLSAIEAAVEAEQAEEPAAEQLGVESLPANTALLLVRRGPNAGSRFLLDRRTTTAGRHPESDIFLDDVTVSRSHGEFYRHGAHFSVRDAGSLNGTYVNRQRIDEAVLSNGDEVQIGKFRLVYLSNALEDVPADPAEPVRRSRRGWWRRWLP
- a CDS encoding ArsR/SmtB family transcription factor, whose protein sequence is MLRIHFTADDLARTRIMRGADVMWEIVSSLQLLQNREGAVVFDRWRRQVRGRLGRWVRPLITLAPHAAYFPDFLTPPEGSPSLEHGLDKVLSTPRTRLREDLGILASLRRLPSWTGRLAAGDIETVDVLDSAFRAYHGSVIAPDWALVQASVEADRERRVRSLAVGGCESLLNSFQPLMRWNPPVLEADYPVRQDLVLDGRGLLLVPGYFCWRTPVTLVDPELPPVLVYPIATEARLASEAPAHADDRSLVKLLGRTRAAVLRAVESGGTTTDISRRTDTSVASASQHATVLREAGLISTRRDGGAVRHTLTPLGQAVLTGRSRLP
- a CDS encoding Xaa-Pro dipeptidyl-peptidase, whose product is MRRRMLGAIALTGAIVTGSAVPAHADHKPAIKVTGGETQPIFSRADAVTQTVNIEVPVDSDSDGTRDRVQLRIMRPKETDQGLRVPTIVEPSPYWAGGNDITNHDVDIDDVSTLGARNARQNRPDDALAATFPGYYDNYFLPRGYAVADVDSLGTGGSTGCPTSGARNEQAGAKAVVDWLNGRARGWAPDGTPVTATWSTGNVGMIGQSYDGTLPNMAAATGVKGLKAIVPIAGISSWYDYYRANGGVLAPGGFQGEDLDVLAKYVYTRADREICKKVIDDIEARQDRDTGDYSRFWNERNYVQDAAKVRAAVFVVHGLNDWNVKTKQSVQWWNALARNNVPRKLWLHQANHNTPFRWRVEEWLRQTHHWFDYWLYGIQNGIMKEPRVDIERAPGQWEQHSDWPEPGTRTLDLHLNPSGELSTKARYGAPQSLIDEGRTRTAEQLADNWTQPDPNRLVYLTPALTKPMRVGGTPTISLRASLDGRSPYLTALLVDYGTDTRPTGAVASTGEQVCYGESVPGDSGCTTRTAHVTETQPFKIVTRGWLDARNRHDPSRTEPLKAGKAYDFRWDFQPNDYVFKAGHRLGVVVISTDYDYTLRYPAGTKVTLRPGGNVLHLPVAPR